In a single window of the Salmo trutta chromosome 21, fSalTru1.1, whole genome shotgun sequence genome:
- the LOC115157305 gene encoding uncharacterized protein LOC115157305 isoform X1, producing the protein MGKQQWRDQQLRIKLCPYSSTCSEEEFLLNQNSVPARFMSEWKGQMYEKDVQIKLKEKRESCIKDAEEAEGIKNYKEAVTKNFLCTGGTEDKVEDVACKAWCWLYQDKQEIAPVTFS; encoded by the exons ATGGGGAAGCAGCAGTGGAGGGATCAGCAGCTACGTATAAAATTGTGTCCATATAGCAGCACATGCTCAGAAG AGGAATTCCTATTGAATCAGAATTCTGTACCTGCCAGATTCATGTCTGAGTGGAAGGGTCAGATGTACGAGAAggatgttcaaatcaaattgaaaGAAAAG AGGGAGAGCTGTATTAAGGATGCAGAGGAAGCTGAGGGCATTAAAAACTACAAGGAGGCTGTGACTAAGAACTTCCTGTGTACAGGAGGGACAGAAGACAAAGTTGAGGACGTTGCCTGCAAAG CATGGTGCTGGTTGTATCAAGATAAACAGGAAATCGCACCGGTGACATTCTCCTGA
- the LOC115157305 gene encoding complement factor B-like isoform X2: protein MGKQQWRDQQLRIKLCPYSSTCSEEEFLLNQNSVPARFMSEWKGQMYEKDVQIKLKEKRESCIKDAEEAEGIKNYKEAVTKNFLCTGGTEDKVEDVACKGESGGAL from the exons ATGGGGAAGCAGCAGTGGAGGGATCAGCAGCTACGTATAAAATTGTGTCCATATAGCAGCACATGCTCAGAAG AGGAATTCCTATTGAATCAGAATTCTGTACCTGCCAGATTCATGTCTGAGTGGAAGGGTCAGATGTACGAGAAggatgttcaaatcaaattgaaaGAAAAG AGGGAGAGCTGTATTAAGGATGCAGAGGAAGCTGAGGGCATTAAAAACTACAAGGAGGCTGTGACTAAGAACTTCCTGTGTACAGGAGGGACAGAAGACAAAGTTGAGGACGTTGCCTGCAAAG GTGAATCTGGTGGTGCCCTGTAA